CGGGGCTGGGGTGTTGTCCAGATCTTGAATGGGGGAACTGGAAAAAACGAGGAGGAAGATTATGAATCTGCCAATGTCCTCCTGACAATAAACTCACAGACATGGCATGGGAACCCAAGAGCATATTCAAGGGGAAATCAGGCTACTTTAGCCTGATACTCCTGTTATACCCCTTTGGCATGTTGGGACAAATACTCCAATTACTATGCAGCTAGGGGTCCTCCATCAGCCCCAGGCAGAAGCCTTTTGGGCACGTCATCAGATCAAAGATTTTGATTCTCTTTGTCAAAGTGGACACACATCCCCTGAAGCAAGGTGGTCAGTTTATCtatccctgctctccaggatCTTCACGGGAAACGCACTTAAGGGCATTTCCAGCTTCCTTTGGCTCCTCCAGACCAGATTCACTTACACAAGTCCAGCAgtggagaagagaagcagctctggggaaggcAAGGAAGCTGAGCAGGCCATCACAGAGGTATTTGCTGTCTGGGATATGCTGGAGATCCAGTATGACAGCCACCAATCTGAGATGTTTCTGGATGCTACAGAGAAAGACAGACTACATAAAGAGGAATTCAACTTTTGAATCAGCAAATATaaaacaggaaagctggagGGGAAGCTGCTGGACAACTTTTGCATGGTCTCACTGCCCAGTCTAGTCTTCCCCCTGATAGCAGTAGAGCAGGAGCAAGGGAACAGCCTTGAGCTGCAGCAGCGACAGAGCACTGCTACAGAGGTACAGTAATgcaactgcagcagcaagaggcCAGGTACAGTTCCCACATGTGCCTCCTCCCTAACAAAGTAGCTCCTTGAGCTACTTTAACTTAGGGAAAGTGGTCTCCCTGCTACAGGGTGTTTAAACCCCTGGCGTCTTTCCTTCTGGACTCCATGCAACCAGGGAATGAGACAAGAGGAGAGGAATATCTAAAGAGAGATGTGCTGCTGGGTCACTGCCTCACCTTGCATCAGGAACAGTGAGAAGAGGATTGATATTGCCAAGCAGCTGCCCATTGCCAGCCAATAGGCCTTGTAcacatgaaaagccactgccccttctttcttctcttcctccttgtGGATGAGATTATTATTTTGGGTTGATTCTTCTGCCTCTGTCTCTATGGCCTCTTCCTGTCCCTGTTCATTAGGGGCTGTGGGAATGGATGCAAAAGCAAAGGTCAGTGCAATGTTAAATTcttcctgcagcttctccttACTGTGAACAGAGCAAGTCTAAACTATGAGGGAgactttttcccctcctctctcctctttcaaGACAGGTGCACCAACTGTGGCAGTTCTTCATCCAAAACTGGACTACAAGTGGAACAACAGGTTCAAATACTGCTCTAGATCAATATCCAATGATATGTGGgcctcctgtccctctgtgtATACACCACCCACATATACAGCAGAACAAGATAGTGGGAATTCTGCTCTAAGGCCAGCAGCCATCAGGTACCAGTTCTGTCTGGATGGTCAGCTAAgctgtgctgccccagccaCATTCAAGCTCATCAGGGACAGACCTTTATCCTTATTCCCCTTGTCTGTAACCTTGAACTTGGGGAAGGCTTCAACAAGTGGCAGGATATCAGCTGGTGTGCCTGTGAAGAGAGATATGCAAATGCTTCAGCATCTGTGAGGAATAGGTGACAACTTCccaccttccctctgcctcttgCTCTGAAATGACCCAGTTCTGTTCTCTCATAACATTCCCTATGTCATACAGCAGCTGAACCCTTGAAGGCTTTGCTCCTGTTATGTTTTTCTGCCTCATCAGCTTCTCACATCTAGGGCTGTCCTGTTTTATCTGTACATCTGCACATTCTCTTCCACCCTATCTTTGCCCACATGCAGTGTCTCCAATGTCCTCTTTTATCACTGGGTTCCCCGCTAGTTAATCTTAATCCCCTTAAGCCATTCCAAGACACAAGTGAATGCCTGAGAAGACAGACAGTGTACCTGTCTTAATTATTTTGCCATTGTCCATCAACAACAAAGCATCGGCCTTCTCCAAAAGCTCAGTCCTGTGAGTGCAAAGGACCCTGGTCTTATGTTTGAGAACTCCAAGAATGCATTTCTGCATAATATGGTTGGCTACGTCTGCATCAACAGCAGCCAGGGGATCATCAAGAAGGTAAAGTTCTTTCTCCTGGGAGGGGGACAAAACATAAAAGGAtacagctgctgccctgctggagcaggcagtgctgtAGAGAAAAGTCCAAGTGCCTCCATGTTGGCAGCACCTTTAGGCTAGCACAATGTGCTTTAAAGACATGCTGCCAGAGCTCACTGTACAGCTGAGTGCTTCCAGCCTCTTCAGATTTGATTCAGCACTGGGCATGACCTGCCACACAGTAACTCCTTTGTTATTTACCTGGTAAATGGCTCTGGCAAGGGCTATTCGAGCCTTCTGTCCCCCACTGAGTGTCACACCATTTTCACCCACCTCTGTCTGGTCACCTGCTggtaaaatctgaaatattcaaaaaaatCATTTAGAAAGGGACAGGAAACTGCTGGGGATTCAAAACCAGGACACAGGGGCACCTCTCCAGTCTCTGGCAGTAATTTCTAAGGCTGACACCTTACCAACAATTAAACACTGCAACAGTCTATACACTGGTTCTACAGATAACTGGCAAGCTTAATTAATGCAACGAAAATCTCTTATGCTCCAGAATAGGGTGGTCACATCTGAACTACCCATTGAGAGCAACTTCTGGTCCAAGATAATTGCACACAGTAATTTTCTGTGAGAACAAGAGCTGTGCCTGCATCAAAATTATGTCAGGGTCCTTCCAAACAGTGTAGCAGTAAAAACTACCAAGTTTCAGTATCTGGAAATAAGTCTCCTCTCAGTTTGGTAGCATAGGTGTATTCTACTAAATCTCAAATAAAAATCTTGCCTTTACAGAGTATTCATAGCTCCAGCCGAAACAAACAGGAGCTGCTAAAGCTTGGCACTTCAGAAAACCAGGTATAGCTTATAAACTGGGAGACGGCTAGTTTCCTACCATACATACAGCCAGGTTTATTGGCTAATACAGTCATAAACCTCAAATTTAGAATATGCGTATTACTGATAGAAGCACTGGCTTAGCCCTTCCAGATTCCAAAGAAGTTGCTTCTGatcccacccccccaaaaaaagcatCAGCTGCTGATAGATTCTGCCTGAAAAACCCAATTCAGCAGCCATTCAGCTCTGCAAGAAACACTCCTCTCCCCAGGATGAAGAGCTTTtggctcagcagcagaagaaacCATCCAAAGTGCTACAAGAGTGTCTTCACACCTTAAAGTATGGGGATGCCGGGAATGGTGTGGGCTTGGTGATCAGAGGAACACTGTGTGATGGGACATTGGAAGAGCAGTCTATACCCTGAAAGAATAAAGACTGATCCCAGTGAGGCTCAGGATGGATGCAAAAGCCTGCCAAAAAGGCCCAGGCAGGTTTACAGTCTAGGCACTCACATTCAGGTCCTCGGAGAGGGCACAGGCTTCCAGCACCTCCTTGTACAGCCTGGCATCATATTCCCGCCCAAAAAGAATGTTTTCCCGGACAGTGGTAAACTGTATCCATGGCTCCTGTGTGGCCAGACCAAATCCTTGCTCCAGGTCACAAACATACACTCGTCCACCTTGTCTGCAAGCACACCGAAGTGGGTGTAAAGGGCAACAAAGGAAAACTGTTGGCAAATCAAAATGGCCTACAAGCTGGGATAGTACTGGACAGTCCCCACCTGCGGTGGCATGGAGGGACCAGGCAGGGAAAAGTCTTTAGGCTACTTACTTAATGAGCTCTCCAGTGATGGCTGCAAGCAGAGAGCTTTTGCCAGAGCCGACCTTCCCAACAACCCCAAGGAGCATTCCCTGCAAAGGGAAATGAAGAGAAACAACCTGATGTGCTAGTACAGGGTAGCTTGTCCAGATTTCTTGAGCCACACATGGTCCTAGCAGTCAGCTTCCTTACAGGCTATCTCACACATTCAGCAGTGCAGCTGGGTACATTTGTCAGGTAAACCAGACTCCTGATATGACAGGACACAGATTTGCAAGGAGTGTTAActccagagccctgctctgTTCCCTGTCCAGTTGTCTCCTGCAGTAATAGCAGAAGGCAGAGGGAACTAGTTCGTCTCTTGTCTGTAAGCCATGGATGTTCTCTAGCACCTTTCAGCTCCGAGATGTAATATTTGTCCTGTGCCTCTTGACCAAGAGAAGGTTTTGATGCACAGCTCCTAAACTGAGGGAAACATGCCACCTCTGCTCCATTATTTCTAGGttccagtattttttctctAGTGCCATTTTTCTGTGCTACCTCCCATGTCCTTGCTCACCTTTCTCACTGACAGGTTCTCAATGTGCAGTTGCAGAGTGCCTGTGGATGAGGGCTGCCTGGTGCTTTCCTCCTCAAGTGGCACCCACGAGAAGGCTGCACATTGCATCTCCATGGCAGTAGCAGTATCTGAAGGGCTATCTACAAGTGAAAAGCAGAATAGCAAAGCACTGCTATGAGAAGACCAGAAAATTAAAGGCACCTGGCATCACAAATACTATCAGCTTTACTCTCAAATGCAGAGACCATGGATGAGGCACTGCATGATGCCCCTCACCCAGCCACAGAATGAGACTCCTGCCTACTGACTTGCCCTTGAACTTATGCATCTCTTCATCCAACCCTTCTGTCTCCAGCTCACACCAGACACACACGGCTGTCAGGGAGACACTCTGAGGATGTAACTTGGTTTTATTACTGCTGAAGGTAAAAGAATGTCAGGGAGCCGGCAAAAGGcaatgaaagaaggaaagggagctAATATGGCTCAGGAGAGGGGCAGCCACTCAAGCCTTTCTGCCAGGTGAAGCCAAGTTTGTTGATGGGTTCAGTGTCAGAAGAATTTTGATCACAGGACAGAGCTGCTTGTTCTACTGCAACACTAATGGCTCTGTGGGGACAAGCAATGGCTTATGGTTGGTAAAGTGGAATGTTATAGCCTTGTCTCCTGCTTTCCACAGAAATTAAGAGAAATTAAGTGTATTCACTCTGCCTCCACCCAACTGAACATCTTGAATCACAGGGTGAGAGCCAGCTGCCTTCCAGTAATGCCCCTGGGCCTCGCCcctcagctctctgctctgaatGTCTGCTGACCAGAGTCTCAGGCCTGGCAGCTTCCTTAACCATTACCTAGGGCATAATAGGCTTCCAGGTCCTGGTCCATGAGTTCAAAGAATTGCTGGATTCGATCCAGGGAAACTTTGGCCTCCAAGATCGCATTCAACACCCATGGGAAGCTGTTGAGGGGTAGAATAAGCATCCCAACAAGGGCCAATGCTGTGAACACCTGCATGGGTAAGCAAAGAGCCATGAGTTGGAGCCAGTACCTCCCTTGTATCCTCCAATCAGCTTCACCAGAGAGAGCCTGAAGAGCTGTGGAGAGATGGGCTGGGTTTATTTCCCAGAGAAGATGCCCGAGGACTGCAGTCCCACTGCAGACTGTGGTGTGCACAAGTTTGGAGCTCTCCCTACTACCTACTCACCTTTGTGGCAGTGAGCTGGTGACCCAACAGAACGTAGGTGATGAAGATGGTAATGGAGATGATAACAGGCAGTGCTGCCCACATGTACACGCACACGGCATCCAGGTAACTGACAGCCCGTGACTTCTGCAGCTCTTTAGCCCGGCAGGCATTTATCCTGGTGCTGAAGTGCTTCTCCCAGGCATAAAACTTGATCACACGAATGCCACTGAGGAACTCTGTCATTAGCTGCAGGCAATGAGGAAAAGAACATCAcgcaaatgtgtgtgtgtgcccctTCTGGCATTTTTCTCAACAGCTGTGATTCAATTAATCTGCCTTGGATTATGACAAGCGGCCAAGAAGCCAGCGTTCTGGGACAAGCAGGGAGAAAATACAAACTCAGAGAGATACCACTGCCCCTCACCTTGACTCGTGTGTCCTTGTGTTTCAGCATCTCCTCGCTGTTCATCGTGATGCGGTTAGCTATGATCTTGTTGATGGGCacaagcagcagtgccagggccaCACCTCCCAGAAAGGCTACCCCCACTTGCTGGTAGAGGAGGTAGAGGGTAATGGCAAGCTGGACAGGCAGGCTCCACAGCTCATGGAAGCTGAGGCAGAAGTTGACCAACCTACTGGTGTCTGTGCTCATGAAGTTGACAATTTCCCCCACAGTGAAGCGGGcaaggctggtgctgctgacaTGCAGAGCCTTGCGGTAGATGGCAGAGATGACAGAGGCCCGCACCATTAGTGTCATCTTGTTCATCTCGTAGCTGAACTGGTTCCGCAAGAGAGCGCCCAGGAAGGAGCCAGCAAAGAGCCCAAGGGCATACAGCACCCCGTGGCTCAGGGGCTCCTGCCGTGACTCCATGAAGTTCACCAGCAAGTTCAGAAGAAGAGGACCTGAAAAATCCAGCAGACTGCCAGCCAGCTTGAGAAGTCCAAGGGTGTAGAAACGAAGCCCAAAGGCCGCATGAAGGACCGACAAGAGGCGCACAGCTTCCTGGGCATGGTGTGGGCTGTCTGGAGCATCACTGCTCCCATCACCTGCAGCAATGATTGGGCTGGTAAGAGACACTGTCTCCTCCTCTGCTTGGTGAAGAGCTGCCTTCTTCTGCCAGCAGGAGTAGAACCGGTCACAGACcctggcagcctggagctggcgAGGAAGCACATAGACATCCTGTGGATGGTTCAGCTTCTGCTGGTAGCCACGCTTCATTAGGGGGTTCATCCAAATGTAAAAGAAGCGTGAGAGCCAGCTCTCACCATCTTCTGCCACTCTCTGCTGGTCAGGCACTGGGATCCCTGGCTCTGAGATGGGCTGGTCTTGTTGCCAGGAGCGATTGATGGAGAGGAAGTCCTGCCTGCCAGCAGTGGGGAAGAGGTAGCTGACCACATAGGCAAGCAGAGAGGCCAGCTGCAGACAGAGAATGGCAAACCTGGAGGAGGCaccagggtgggcaggggacCAAGCTGTCCCAGTCTGGCAGTACCATACCAGTGTGATGATGAAGGAAGGTAGGGGTAAGAGAGTGAGgagagccagggctgcagggcccCTGGTAAAGCCATGAATGGACCTGCAGAGCATGAGAAGAGCGAAGCCATGCACCAGCCATGTCAGGGCAGCAGTGCCATTGGCCAGCACTTCAAGGTACATagggcccagctcctgctgggaaatgcTGGCTGGGATTGTGTCAGCAAGGAACAAGCCAGTAAGTACAAAGGAGGTAGCGATTCTCCATCCCCAGCTTAGCCTGCAAGGCACACTGGAGCCAGACCTTGAGGAGAAAGAGCGAAAGAGTGAAATAATTTACGGCTGAAATTCCACTACCTCTCAGTCAGTACTgtccttcttcctctcctcttcctgctgtttATACATCCACTCTTATTTAACCTTCTAGATACACCTCCTTCCAGATACACCTCCCTAGATTTGTAACTTTATGTGACTGTAGGCATTGCTAAACTACATCAGGTCAATACAGCCCATTCTTTGGTCAATACCAGAGATTTAGATGCTACCAAAGAATAGCATTTCTTTACAGAAATTTGTTTGCATACTATGATATTTTGTGGTCAAATTAGACTCCAATCCTTGAGgattaacagcaaaaaaaattatatttaaccTCTTTAACACAAATTTTGGATGATGAAATTCTCTGTGTCACATCTCTGATCCTTGATTTCCTTGTCTGTGGGATATTTCttctagaaacatttttttaatcactctTAGTTTCAGTGATGTTGTGCTTGTAAAGTCTATAATCTATTGCCCATCAAAATACTTCAGTATCACTGGATTctttgtggcctttcagtatGAGTGAATGTTGTAATTTTTATGAATTTCAGAAGAGggtaaacagaaaaacaattttggGTTTCTCTGAACTCCTTATTGCCTTACATACATCTTCTATGCCACCTTGGATTTATGTCCTTTCCCAGAATACTCCCAGTTTCCCCAGTCCTCATTCactgaaatagtttttaattactttctgtgattttatgcCCACAATCCCCTCTATTCTTTCTGGATTCCTTTCTGTACACTGTACTCTGAATTAAGACGGACGCTGACAAATACAATAGCATTATAATATTGTGTCCTTCCCTAATTACATATTCAGCACATTATAGGGAGAAATAATTTCAGCCTTTCCACCCCACCTCCAGTCCTGCATAATAATCAAGAGTCAGACAAGTCAGTTGTCATACCTCGGAGTGCCAAGGAAGCAGGCACTGACCACTGCAAGGATCACATGAGGAATCACATTCAATGTCAGCTGGTTAAAGCAATGGCCAATGCTGCCGCGAACCCACACAGGGAGTGGATCTTCTGGGCTGGTCCCACACAAACTAGCCAGGATGTTCTCCATCCTTTGTTGGTAATTCAGTGTGAGAGTCAGGATGTCCTAGggtaaagaaaaagcagcatgagGTAAAAACCATGAGAACTACGGCTCCAGTCCAAGACGGAGTGTGATGAGTAATTAACATGGAGCTAGAAGCAACTTCCTGGGTCATAGTCCAAGCCCGGCTATTGTTCACTCACTATCATATTATCTACTTCATGAAATGATCAAGCTCCAGCTTAAATTATGTTGTTTGCTCCCTTAAATCACCCCGGGACTGCAATGCCCCGTGAATCTGAAGCTTATTTCCaggctgacttttttttcccgtGACGAGTTTATCCTTTGTAAATAGTATAAGGAAGTATTTTCCCTTCTGTACATCggtatgaaaaatattttgagctgCTTAAACAATAACCTATTCATTGTATCTCCATGTTGACAACACTTCCCACCATGGTACTTCCTAAGGCAGGATGTAACACGAAACATTCCCCAGATGGTAAAGGAGGATGCTGGTGCGCATCCAGAGAAGCAGGCGGTACCCCTAAGCTACACAGGACTGGCGAACCAGCCCCCTCTGTGTGCCGCCCCGCGGACTGGAGCACACCTGGGAAGGCCTCGGCTTTACAAGGATTTCTGCTCGCACCAGCCCGTCCCATCTCCAGCCCGGGGCCGGCTGAGCGCCACGGGCCGGGCGCCGCACGGAGCTCGGCAGCAGGCGGGGGCACGGGCACTGCAGcaccgcggccgccgccccgtCCAGCGGCCCCCGGCAGCGGCCCGCGCCGGCGCCAGCCCGGGGACCTCCCAGCCGCGCCGGGGCGGGCGCAGCGGCCGCCACGTGCCGGTGACGGGcaggccccgccgccccccgccccgcggacCTCGGCTGCCCCGGCGGCGCATGCCCCGcgcgccccctggcggccgGGAGGACTCGCCGcagccccggcggggcggggcggggccgggccgagggggagccgggcaggAGCTGCGGCTGAGGCGAGGGGCGAGAGCAGGCCAGGGCAGCACGCACAGCGCGCTCAGACTTCTGCGTTCTggttaaaaaatacaaattaccCGAACTAAAAACCAGCCGTGAACAACTGTGATGTTCCCCAAAATTCCTCTAGTTCCTTCCTGGTGATCTTATCCCTCCCCTCCTTCTGTGATATCTGGCTCACAGCATCCGAACTGTTTGTACACTGACTGACACCAGATGCACATCACAGACTTGCAGTGTCACCGTGTCAAACAGCACAGGAATAGTTATGGACCACTGTGTTATCCAAACATCAGCACCAACAGGTATAGCCCAGGCAGTGCTTCTACAAGTATAAATGTACTTCTACAGGTACAACATTCTTTGCTTGGAGACAGTACTACAAGATGAAAATGACATTACTGTAAGAGCACCTTGCCAATAACACATCAGCCTACTCACAGTGGCAGAACTCTCCTGGTGCAGTGAGAGATCATGATGTTAATCTAACACAGTCATCTGAGTAACACAGGGTAA
The window above is part of the Corvus moneduloides isolate bCorMon1 chromosome 3, bCorMon1.pri, whole genome shotgun sequence genome. Proteins encoded here:
- the ABCC10 gene encoding multidrug resistance-associated protein 7 isoform X2; the encoded protein is MENILASLCGTSPEDPLPVWVRGSIGHCFNQLTLNVIPHVILAVVSACFLGTPRSGSSVPCRLSWGWRIATSFVLTGLFLADTIPASISQQELGPMYLEVLANGTAALTWLVHGFALLMLCRSIHGFTRGPAALALLTLLPLPSFIITLVWYCQTGTAWSPAHPGASSRFAILCLQLASLLAYVVSYLFPTAGRQDFLSINRSWQQDQPISEPGIPVPDQQRVAEDGESWLSRFFYIWMNPLMKRGYQQKLNHPQDVYVLPRQLQAARVCDRFYSCWQKKAALHQAEEETVSLTSPIIAAGDGSSDAPDSPHHAQEAVRLLSVLHAAFGLRFYTLGLLKLAGSLLDFSGPLLLNLLVNFMESRQEPLSHGVLYALGLFAGSFLGALLRNQFSYEMNKMTLMVRASVISAIYRKALHVSSTSLARFTVGEIVNFMSTDTSRLVNFCLSFHELWSLPVQLAITLYLLYQQVGVAFLGGVALALLLVPINKIIANRITMNSEEMLKHKDTRVKLMTEFLSGIRVIKFYAWEKHFSTRINACRAKELQKSRAVSYLDAVCVYMWAALPVIISITIFITYVLLGHQLTATKVFTALALVGMLILPLNSFPWVLNAILEAKVSLDRIQQFFELMDQDLEAYYALDSPSDTATAMEMQCAAFSWVPLEEESTRQPSSTGTLQLHIENLSVRKGMLLGVVGKVGSGKSSLLAAITGELIKQGGRVYVCDLEQGFGLATQEPWIQFTTVRENILFGREYDARLYKEVLEACALSEDLNILPAGDQTEVGENGVTLSGGQKARIALARAIYQEKELYLLDDPLAAVDADVANHIMQKCILGVLKHKTRVLCTHRTELLEKADALLLMDNGKIIKTGTPADILPLVEAFPKFKVTDKGNKDKAPNEQGQEEAIETEAEESTQNNNLIHKEEEKKEGAVAFHVYKAYWLAMGSCLAISILFSLFLMQASRNISDWWLSYWISSISQTANTSVMACSASLPSPELLLFSTAGLVSPIQDLDNTPAPFNGSVDVNFYLIVYGSIAGANSLFTIVRAFLFAYGALHAAAVIHNRLLQRVLKATVTFFDSTPTGRILNRFSSDLYCVDDSLPFILNIFLANIYGLLGMLVIMTYGLPWIGLVLLPLAVVYFFIQHYYRCTSRELKRLCSVTLSPIYTHFSETLSGLSSIRAMRATKRFELENQLHLEQNQRCLFASNTVMAWLDIRLQMIGVAVVTAIAGIAIIQHQKQLGNPGLVGLALSYALSVTNLLSGLIASFTHTEIMMVSVERTEEYTTDIPMEPQDKLVQVSADWPSQGLVEFQQVVLAYRAGLPNALDGVSFTVYPGEKLGIVGRTGSGKSTLFLALFHMVELKSGRILLDGVDSQLVGLEELRSRLAIIPQDPFLFSGSIRENLDPQGKWTDAELREVLEQCHLWDAVTQMGGLDSELGERGKSLSVGQRQLVCLARALLTQAKVLCIDEATASVDQKTDQLLQQTIRQRFADKTVLTIAHRLNTILDSDRVLVMQAGRVAELDSPARLSQKDGSLFQHLLHSRQQ
- the ABCC10 gene encoding multidrug resistance-associated protein 7 isoform X1, yielding MAAAGAPSGVVAAGAAAAFDCADILTLTLNYQQRMENILASLCGTSPEDPLPVWVRGSIGHCFNQLTLNVIPHVILAVVSACFLGTPRSGSSVPCRLSWGWRIATSFVLTGLFLADTIPASISQQELGPMYLEVLANGTAALTWLVHGFALLMLCRSIHGFTRGPAALALLTLLPLPSFIITLVWYCQTGTAWSPAHPGASSRFAILCLQLASLLAYVVSYLFPTAGRQDFLSINRSWQQDQPISEPGIPVPDQQRVAEDGESWLSRFFYIWMNPLMKRGYQQKLNHPQDVYVLPRQLQAARVCDRFYSCWQKKAALHQAEEETVSLTSPIIAAGDGSSDAPDSPHHAQEAVRLLSVLHAAFGLRFYTLGLLKLAGSLLDFSGPLLLNLLVNFMESRQEPLSHGVLYALGLFAGSFLGALLRNQFSYEMNKMTLMVRASVISAIYRKALHVSSTSLARFTVGEIVNFMSTDTSRLVNFCLSFHELWSLPVQLAITLYLLYQQVGVAFLGGVALALLLVPINKIIANRITMNSEEMLKHKDTRVKLMTEFLSGIRVIKFYAWEKHFSTRINACRAKELQKSRAVSYLDAVCVYMWAALPVIISITIFITYVLLGHQLTATKVFTALALVGMLILPLNSFPWVLNAILEAKVSLDRIQQFFELMDQDLEAYYALDSPSDTATAMEMQCAAFSWVPLEEESTRQPSSTGTLQLHIENLSVRKGMLLGVVGKVGSGKSSLLAAITGELIKQGGRVYVCDLEQGFGLATQEPWIQFTTVRENILFGREYDARLYKEVLEACALSEDLNILPAGDQTEVGENGVTLSGGQKARIALARAIYQEKELYLLDDPLAAVDADVANHIMQKCILGVLKHKTRVLCTHRTELLEKADALLLMDNGKIIKTGTPADILPLVEAFPKFKVTDKGNKDKAPNEQGQEEAIETEAEESTQNNNLIHKEEEKKEGAVAFHVYKAYWLAMGSCLAISILFSLFLMQASRNISDWWLSYWISSISQTANTSVMACSASLPSPELLLFSTAGLVSPIQDLDNTPAPFNGSVDVNFYLIVYGSIAGANSLFTIVRAFLFAYGALHAAAVIHNRLLQRVLKATVTFFDSTPTGRILNRFSSDLYCVDDSLPFILNIFLANIYGLLGMLVIMTYGLPWIGLVLLPLAVVYFFIQHYYRCTSRELKRLCSVTLSPIYTHFSETLSGLSSIRAMRATKRFELENQLHLEQNQRCLFASNTVMAWLDIRLQMIGVAVVTAIAGIAIIQHQKQLGNPGLVGLALSYALSVTNLLSGLIASFTHTEIMMVSVERTEEYTTDIPMEPQDKLVQVSADWPSQGLVEFQQVVLAYRAGLPNALDGVSFTVYPGEKLGIVGRTGSGKSTLFLALFHMVELKSGRILLDGVDSQLVGLEELRSRLAIIPQDPFLFSGSIRENLDPQGKWTDAELREVLEQCHLWDAVTQMGGLDSELGERGKSLSVGQRQLVCLARALLTQAKVLCIDEATASVDQKTDQLLQQTIRQRFADKTVLTIAHRLNTILDSDRVLVMQAGRVAELDSPARLSQKDGSLFQHLLHSRQQ